The following coding sequences are from one Rhodobiaceae bacterium window:
- a CDS encoding beta-galactosidase — protein sequence MARQPELGVCYYPEHWPEVMWKQDAADMVKAGITHVRVGEFAWSRFEPEPGTYDFDWLARAIDTLGDAGLKLILGTPTATPPKWLVDKMPDMLPISREGRTRGFGSRRHYCFSHIGYRRECARITRAMAERFGDHPAVVAWQTDNEYGCHNTTHSYTPAAKANFQTWLEARYETIGALNEAWGNVFWSMEYLSFDEIELPNQAVTETNPAHRWDYRRFASDEVKAFNKVQTDILRELSPGRDLVHNFMTFVTEYDHFSVSEDLDVASWDSYPIGSLDVMPFVRENKQHFVRTGDPDIQAYHHDLYRACGRGRFWIMEQQPGPVNWAPYNPDPLPGMQRLWGWEAFAHGAELVSYFRWRQAPFAQEQFHAGLNRPDGVPDRALHEVTQLGSELTRLGDIEPASLADVAIVYSYDSHWALLNQPQGQNFSYIVQTLAIYRALREKGLNVDFVSPDAPLDGYKLVVLPSQIHVSDEMTARLTSFRGDLIVLPRSGSRTVSHEIPANLAPGPLSDLLGIKVTRAESFREFAAVEVDYRAKSYTFDRWREYVEGDAETVAHTTDGHPAITRKKNAYYVAGWPDEALLRDFLDARAAAAGLSTLDLPFGVRTRTRGKYRFYVNYNPQTVSIADCVSGELVLGSLDLAGAEVAIEKLS from the coding sequence ATGGCGCGGCAACCAGAACTGGGTGTTTGTTATTATCCTGAGCATTGGCCTGAGGTCATGTGGAAGCAGGATGCGGCCGATATGGTGAAGGCCGGTATTACCCATGTGCGCGTTGGGGAATTTGCCTGGTCTCGCTTTGAACCGGAGCCGGGAACGTATGATTTTGATTGGCTGGCACGAGCGATCGATACGTTAGGTGATGCCGGGTTAAAGCTCATTCTGGGAACGCCGACGGCAACGCCACCTAAGTGGCTGGTTGACAAAATGCCAGACATGCTGCCGATCAGTCGCGAGGGTCGCACCCGCGGGTTTGGATCCCGGCGCCACTATTGTTTTTCTCACATAGGCTATCGCCGGGAATGCGCCAGGATCACCCGCGCTATGGCGGAGCGGTTTGGTGATCACCCAGCCGTTGTCGCCTGGCAGACCGACAATGAATATGGCTGCCACAACACAACCCATTCCTACACACCGGCGGCGAAAGCCAACTTTCAAACCTGGCTTGAAGCACGCTACGAAACCATTGGCGCCCTGAATGAAGCTTGGGGCAATGTCTTCTGGAGCATGGAATATCTCAGTTTTGATGAGATCGAACTGCCCAACCAGGCGGTCACGGAAACCAACCCGGCCCACCGGTGGGATTATCGGCGTTTCGCCTCAGACGAGGTGAAAGCCTTTAACAAGGTTCAGACAGATATTCTCCGCGAGCTCTCACCAGGCCGTGATTTAGTCCACAATTTCATGACCTTTGTGACCGAATATGACCATTTCTCGGTTAGCGAAGATCTGGATGTGGCGAGCTGGGACAGCTATCCGATCGGCTCGCTCGACGTGATGCCTTTCGTCCGCGAGAACAAACAGCATTTTGTCCGAACCGGTGATCCCGACATTCAGGCCTATCATCATGATCTCTACCGCGCCTGTGGCCGCGGGCGTTTCTGGATCATGGAGCAACAGCCGGGACCGGTGAACTGGGCGCCCTACAACCCGGACCCGCTGCCGGGCATGCAACGGCTCTGGGGCTGGGAGGCCTTTGCCCATGGCGCGGAGCTTGTGTCCTATTTTCGCTGGCGCCAGGCGCCCTTTGCACAGGAACAGTTCCATGCCGGGCTCAACCGCCCAGATGGGGTGCCCGACCGTGCGCTCCACGAAGTCACCCAATTGGGATCTGAGCTGACGAGGCTCGGAGACATCGAGCCAGCCTCCCTAGCGGATGTGGCGATCGTCTATTCCTATGACAGCCACTGGGCGTTGCTGAACCAACCGCAGGGACAAAATTTCAGCTATATCGTTCAAACGCTGGCGATCTACCGTGCGTTGCGTGAGAAGGGGTTGAACGTCGATTTTGTTTCGCCTGATGCACCCCTCGATGGGTACAAGCTGGTGGTGCTTCCCAGCCAGATCCACGTGAGCGACGAGATGACGGCGCGACTCACCAGTTTTAGAGGCGACCTGATTGTTCTGCCACGTTCCGGCAGTCGCACGGTTTCGCATGAGATCCCAGCTAATCTGGCGCCAGGACCATTAAGCGATCTTTTGGGAATCAAAGTAACCCGCGCGGAGAGCTTCCGGGAGTTTGCAGCTGTTGAGGTTGATTACAGAGCCAAGAGCTACACATTTGATCGTTGGCGCGAATATGTAGAAGGCGACGCGGAGACCGTGGCTCATACCACCGACGGGCATCCTGCGATCACGCGAAAGAAAAACGCTTACTATGTCGCCGGTTGGCCCGATGAGGCCTTGCTGAGAGATTTTCTTGATGCGCGTGCCGCTGCTGCGGGACTCTCGACCCTCGATCTTCCCTTTGGTGTGCGAACACGCACGAGGGGCAAATACCGCTTTTACGTGAACTACAATCCGCAAACCGTGTCTATCGCCGATTGTGTGTCGGGCGAATTGGTTTTGGGTTCGCTGGACTTGGCAGGCGCGGAAGTTGCTATCGAAAAACTGAGCTAG
- the melA gene encoding alpha-galactosidase: MTKVCLIGAGSTVFMKNIVGDVLLNDMFADCTIALHDIDPERLATSNMVAQKIASSLNVSPTILATEDRIEALRDAEFVILMIQVGGFEPCTVTDFEIPKKYGLRQTIADTLGVGGIMRGLRTVPVLLDIAEDMRQHCPNALMLQYVNPMAINCWALAQLAPDIRQVGLCHSVQGTAFELAQDLGEDFKSIQYQCAGINHMSFYLSFEKRHEDGRIENLYPRLKDLAATGGEPAANKVRYEMLKRTGYFVTESSEHFAEYVPWFIKRDRPDLIDEFNVPLDEYIRRCEEQIAGWRAQEKELADANKLTISYSGEYAARIMRAVKTGRPTVINGNVPNHGLIDNLPEGASVEVPCLIDHRGVMPTRVGALPPHLAAMMQTNVNVQSLAVEALATGKREHVYHAAMMDPHTAAELSLDQIWALTDDLIEAHGEWLPAFH; the protein is encoded by the coding sequence ATGACCAAAGTTTGTCTGATCGGGGCTGGCAGCACCGTCTTCATGAAAAACATTGTTGGCGACGTTCTGCTGAACGACATGTTCGCGGACTGCACGATCGCACTTCACGATATTGATCCTGAGCGGCTGGCAACCTCCAACATGGTTGCGCAGAAGATTGCATCGTCCCTCAATGTCAGTCCCACCATCCTTGCCACGGAAGACCGGATTGAGGCACTGCGAGATGCGGAATTCGTGATCCTGATGATCCAGGTGGGCGGCTTTGAGCCTTGCACTGTCACTGATTTCGAAATCCCGAAAAAATATGGCCTGCGCCAAACTATTGCCGACACTTTAGGTGTGGGCGGCATCATGCGCGGCCTGCGGACTGTGCCGGTGCTGCTTGATATCGCCGAGGACATGCGTCAGCACTGCCCGAACGCTCTCATGCTGCAATATGTGAACCCGATGGCGATAAACTGTTGGGCACTCGCACAGCTTGCGCCGGATATTCGCCAGGTTGGTCTTTGTCATTCCGTACAGGGCACAGCGTTTGAGCTTGCGCAGGACCTTGGCGAAGACTTTAAGTCGATCCAGTATCAATGCGCCGGTATCAACCACATGTCTTTCTATCTCTCGTTTGAGAAACGTCATGAAGACGGAAGAATTGAGAACCTCTATCCACGGCTAAAAGACCTTGCTGCAACCGGAGGTGAACCGGCCGCCAACAAGGTGCGTTATGAGATGCTGAAACGCACCGGTTATTTTGTCACGGAGTCCAGCGAGCACTTCGCGGAATATGTGCCTTGGTTTATCAAGCGCGACCGACCCGATTTGATCGATGAGTTCAACGTGCCGTTGGATGAGTATATTCGCCGATGTGAAGAACAAATCGCGGGGTGGCGGGCACAGGAGAAAGAGCTCGCTGATGCCAACAAGCTCACCATCAGCTATTCCGGTGAATATGCAGCGCGGATTATGCGGGCCGTCAAAACAGGACGACCGACCGTGATCAATGGCAATGTGCCCAATCATGGTTTGATTGATAACTTGCCTGAAGGAGCTTCTGTTGAAGTGCCGTGCCTTATTGATCATCGCGGAGTCATGCCGACACGGGTGGGCGCACTCCCGCCTCATCTTGCGGCCATGATGCAGACCAACGTGAATGTGCAGTCTTTAGCTGTTGAAGCATTGGCGACCGGAAAGCGGGAACATGTGTATCACGCGGCTATGATGGACCCCCATACGGCGGCGGAACTATCGCTGGATCAGATTTGGGCGCTCACCGATGACCTGATTGAAGCCCATGGCGAGTGGCTGCCCGCGTTCCATTGA